A window of the Roseovarius sp. S88 genome harbors these coding sequences:
- a CDS encoding MBL fold metallo-hydrolase, producing the protein MADTSGKIRTPWDSPPEHGEAIEVAPGVLWIRLPLPMALDHVNIYAFDEGESWTIVDTGIRSKRSQALWEGILSEPLNGKPVSRVVLTHHHPDHIGMAGMLMERFGAELVMTRTAYLMARMLILDVEERPTPQALQFWRRSGMDPETYEARKNDRPYNFGDICAPIPVGYTRVKQGDVLHMGGRDWDVHIGNGHAPEHLTLWSRNDDLVVAGDQIISSISPNIGVYPTEPDADPVADWLEACGRLAALAREDHMVLSGHKLPFTGLPVRMRQLIDNHHGALDRLRTHLDTPKTAAECFAPLFKRKIDPGTYGLALVEAVAHLNHLHQAGDISRHLREDGAWLWQSEG; encoded by the coding sequence ATGGCAGACACCAGCGGCAAGATCCGAACCCCATGGGACAGCCCACCGGAGCATGGTGAGGCGATTGAAGTCGCGCCCGGGGTGCTCTGGATTCGCCTGCCACTGCCGATGGCGCTTGATCATGTGAATATCTACGCCTTTGACGAGGGTGAGAGCTGGACCATCGTGGATACCGGCATTCGCTCCAAGCGGTCGCAGGCTTTGTGGGAGGGCATTCTGTCAGAGCCGCTCAACGGTAAGCCTGTGTCGAGGGTGGTTCTGACACATCACCATCCGGATCATATCGGTATGGCCGGCATGCTGATGGAGCGGTTCGGAGCCGAACTTGTCATGACGCGCACGGCGTATCTGATGGCACGGATGCTGATTTTGGATGTCGAAGAGCGGCCCACCCCTCAGGCCCTGCAATTCTGGCGACGCTCCGGGATGGATCCGGAAACCTATGAAGCGCGCAAGAATGACAGGCCGTATAACTTTGGCGATATCTGTGCGCCAATTCCTGTGGGGTACACGCGCGTCAAACAGGGCGATGTCCTGCATATGGGCGGACGCGACTGGGATGTGCATATTGGCAATGGGCATGCGCCCGAACACCTGACGCTCTGGAGCCGCAATGACGATCTGGTGGTGGCCGGGGATCAGATCATTTCCTCGATCAGCCCGAATATCGGCGTCTATCCGACCGAGCCGGACGCAGATCCGGTGGCGGATTGGCTTGAGGCTTGCGGGCGGCTGGCGGCGCTTGCGCGAGAGGATCATATGGTTTTGTCGGGACACAAGCTCCCATTCACTGGCCTACCTGTTCGCATGCGGCAATTGATCGACAACCATCACGGCGCGCTTGATCGTCTGAGAACACATCTGGACACGCCAAAGACCGCCGCTGAATGCTTTGCGCCCTTGTTCAAACGAAAAATTGATCCCGGCACTTATGGATTGGCCCTTGTCGAAGCGGTTGCGCATCTCAATCATCTGCATCAGGCTGGAGACATAAGCCGCCACCTGCGAGAGGATGGCGCGTGGCTTTGGCAAAGTGAGGGGTGA